A single window of Methylacidimicrobium sp. AP8 DNA harbors:
- a CDS encoding TonB-dependent siderophore receptor: protein MPFAALLFLCFLLPSGADGQEPAFAPSAAAPQSPAVLPEVSVTAAAPPASDVLPADTSSVYGLDLSVLDTPRQVTPVNQTLMRSAGMTAQGYIDPLSTAFLVPGAISENAGATMAAPSVRGMAAQPYINGIQWTALYAGGVLTPFNWNMVESEDITEGPANAVFGQQQAAGGTVNYITKQPYFDRFRGQVWDTTGMYQNYMWGADIGGPVDQQHKVAYRLSYMGIENGSYYQPDVHNDQQNVYLALGARPTDNYSVDFYSDFGTYDFTPMFEWMNRPTTALIQNGLYNTGSLPVSQVQIGTVDNPGFAAYAGPLEPISRRMIANNPESEGLAYTGFVQLVQRLQIDESLQLRNNTFAYYGRNAVVAPASYYTEVAMGDYEIDNRTEILAQFATPIGSAKDSSSTESGLLGGLLLQHQIDAGVEWGFEHNLDYESELYFGSANAWDILRTNPTTWNFTQTAFFRSLIRNPSAPGGGEWPIPGMPGVYFEPLNGSAGTTDSNYWTLAPFYQHNIQITDKLSLLFGARATTYFVSSQTPPGTPPELFVQAQTVQELPMVNASAVYKIYPWWTAYFSYNWMYVANVGAVGGFNVYPTGLPNSLFDLQEQLFEGGFKWSLLHNKLYASLAGFSQEIPLFNFVDVSPTPATVTGLEANLTYQPDRHWWMRTGYFFARGVEDWSGLPYGPPMSQTYSTAFALRADLPLNNYASYPPGDYPFIGWPQQVINAMVTYQADSGFGATLSALLMSQQFLGYNYATAIPWEYLLNARIFYSQPQWELSLWIYNLTNEHYWLPYAIGSMPDRTNDYGGIVAGLPFWIQGTVAWKF, encoded by the coding sequence TTGCCCTTCGCGGCGCTCCTTTTTCTCTGCTTCCTGCTTCCCTCCGGGGCCGACGGACAGGAGCCGGCCTTTGCACCGTCGGCCGCCGCCCCGCAATCGCCGGCCGTGCTGCCCGAAGTGTCCGTGACGGCGGCGGCTCCCCCCGCATCGGACGTCCTGCCGGCCGACACCTCCTCGGTCTACGGGCTCGACCTCTCGGTCCTCGACACCCCGCGGCAGGTGACCCCGGTCAACCAGACCCTGATGCGCTCGGCGGGCATGACCGCCCAAGGCTACATCGACCCCCTGAGCACCGCCTTCCTGGTCCCGGGAGCGATCAGCGAAAACGCCGGTGCCACCATGGCCGCCCCCTCCGTCCGGGGCATGGCCGCGCAGCCCTACATCAACGGCATCCAGTGGACAGCCCTCTATGCGGGCGGGGTGCTCACTCCCTTCAACTGGAACATGGTCGAGTCGGAGGACATCACCGAGGGGCCGGCCAACGCCGTCTTCGGCCAGCAGCAGGCGGCCGGCGGAACGGTCAACTACATCACCAAGCAGCCCTACTTCGACCGCTTCCGCGGCCAGGTCTGGGACACCACCGGCATGTACCAAAACTACATGTGGGGCGCCGACATCGGCGGCCCGGTCGATCAGCAGCACAAGGTCGCCTATCGCTTGAGCTACATGGGCATCGAGAACGGAAGCTACTACCAGCCCGACGTCCACAACGACCAGCAGAACGTCTACCTCGCCCTCGGCGCCCGCCCCACCGACAACTACTCGGTCGACTTCTACTCCGACTTCGGCACCTACGATTTCACCCCCATGTTCGAATGGATGAACCGGCCGACGACGGCCCTTATCCAAAACGGCCTCTACAACACCGGCTCCCTCCCCGTCTCCCAAGTCCAGATCGGGACGGTCGACAACCCCGGCTTCGCCGCCTACGCCGGCCCCTTGGAGCCGATCAGCCGCCGGATGATCGCCAACAACCCCGAGTCCGAAGGACTCGCCTACACCGGCTTCGTCCAGCTCGTCCAGCGCCTCCAGATCGACGAGAGCCTCCAGCTCCGCAACAACACCTTCGCCTACTACGGACGCAACGCAGTGGTCGCTCCCGCCTCCTACTACACCGAAGTCGCCATGGGGGATTACGAAATCGACAACCGGACCGAGATCCTCGCCCAGTTCGCCACCCCGATCGGCTCCGCCAAGGATAGCTCATCCACGGAAAGCGGGCTCCTCGGCGGGCTCCTCCTCCAACACCAGATCGACGCGGGAGTCGAATGGGGCTTCGAGCACAACCTCGACTACGAATCGGAACTCTACTTCGGCAGCGCCAACGCCTGGGACATCCTCCGCACCAACCCCACAACCTGGAACTTCACCCAGACTGCCTTCTTCCGATCCCTCATCCGCAACCCCTCCGCCCCGGGCGGCGGAGAGTGGCCGATCCCCGGAATGCCCGGCGTCTACTTCGAGCCCCTCAACGGAAGCGCCGGAACCACCGACTCCAACTACTGGACCCTCGCCCCCTTCTACCAGCACAACATCCAGATCACCGACAAGCTCTCCCTCCTCTTCGGCGCCCGGGCCACCACCTACTTCGTCTCCAGCCAGACCCCCCCAGGCACCCCGCCCGAGCTCTTCGTCCAAGCCCAAACCGTCCAGGAGCTCCCTATGGTCAACGCGAGTGCGGTCTACAAAATCTACCCCTGGTGGACCGCCTACTTCAGCTACAACTGGATGTATGTCGCCAACGTCGGAGCCGTCGGCGGATTCAACGTCTACCCCACCGGCCTCCCCAATAGCCTCTTCGACCTGCAAGAACAGCTCTTCGAAGGAGGATTCAAGTGGAGCCTCCTCCATAATAAGCTCTACGCCTCCCTCGCCGGCTTCTCGCAGGAAATCCCCCTCTTCAACTTCGTCGACGTCTCCCCCACCCCGGCCACCGTCACCGGGCTCGAAGCCAACCTCACCTACCAACCCGATCGCCACTGGTGGATGCGCACCGGCTACTTCTTCGCCCGCGGCGTCGAAGACTGGTCCGGCCTCCCCTATGGCCCGCCCATGTCCCAAACCTACTCCACCGCCTTCGCCCTCCGGGCCGACCTCCCCCTCAACAACTACGCCAGCTACCCCCCGGGCGACTACCCCTTCATCGGCTGGCCCCAGCAAGTCATCAACGCCATGGTCACCTACCAGGCCGATTCGGGCTTCGGAGCAACCTTGAGCGCCCTCCTCATGAGCCAGCAGTTCCTCGGCTACAACTACGCCACCGCCATCCCCTGGGAATACCTCCTCAACGCCCGAATCTTCTACTCCCAACCCCAATGGGAGCTCTCCCTCTGGATCTACAACCTAACCAACGAGCACTACTGGCTCCCCTATGCCATCGGCTCGATGCCCGACCGCACCAACGACTACGGCGGCATCGTCGCCGGCCTCCCCTTCTGGATCCAAGGCACCGTCGCCTGGAAATTCTAA